Proteins encoded in a region of the Microbacterium neungamense genome:
- the ffh gene encoding signal recognition particle protein, translated as MATFGTLSDRLTETFRNLRTKGKLSPADVDGTVREIRRALLDADVALTVVKDFTAKVRERALGDEVNKALNPAQQVVQIVNEELIAILGGEQRRLEFAKTPPTVIMLAGLQGSGKTTFAGKLAKQLESEGHTPLLVAADLQRPNAVTQLQVVAERAGAAVYAPEPGNGVGDPIRVARDGVEHARRHLHDVVIIDTAGRLGVDAELMKQASDIRKATNPDEVLFVIDAMIGQDAVNTAKAFQEGVDFTGVVLSKLDGDARGGAALSVASVTGRPIIFASTGENLDDLEPFHPDRMASRILDLGDILTLIEQAQQAFDEEEARKVAEKLANEAFTLEDFLDQLQQMKKMGSMKKMLGMLPGMGQMKQQLEDFDEREIDRTEAIIRSMTPAERRNPKILNGSRRLRIARGSGMTVTDVNQLVQRFEQAAKMMKTVARGGMPNIPGMGPMPGMGRPGASAKRGGKKGKAKSGSRSGNPAKRAAENAGLAAAPANPTGSGFGLGGGAAAGGPTEADLAEIQKLFGKR; from the coding sequence ATGGCTACCTTTGGCACGCTCTCCGACCGGCTCACCGAGACCTTCCGTAACCTGCGCACGAAGGGAAAGCTGAGCCCCGCCGACGTCGACGGCACCGTCCGCGAGATCCGGCGTGCCCTGCTCGATGCCGACGTCGCCCTCACGGTGGTCAAGGACTTCACGGCCAAGGTGCGCGAGCGCGCCCTGGGCGACGAGGTGAACAAGGCCCTGAACCCGGCCCAGCAGGTCGTGCAGATCGTGAATGAGGAGCTCATCGCGATCCTCGGCGGCGAGCAGCGCCGGCTCGAGTTCGCGAAGACCCCGCCGACGGTGATCATGCTCGCCGGACTCCAGGGCTCCGGCAAGACGACGTTCGCCGGCAAGCTCGCCAAGCAGCTCGAGTCGGAGGGCCACACCCCGCTGCTCGTCGCTGCCGACCTGCAGCGCCCGAACGCGGTCACCCAGCTGCAGGTCGTCGCCGAGCGCGCCGGCGCCGCCGTGTACGCCCCCGAGCCCGGCAACGGCGTCGGAGACCCGATCCGCGTCGCACGGGACGGCGTGGAGCACGCACGCCGCCACCTGCACGACGTGGTCATCATCGACACCGCCGGCCGCCTCGGCGTCGACGCCGAGCTGATGAAGCAGGCATCCGACATCCGCAAGGCGACCAACCCCGACGAGGTGCTGTTCGTCATCGACGCGATGATCGGTCAGGACGCGGTCAACACGGCCAAGGCCTTCCAGGAGGGCGTGGACTTCACCGGCGTCGTCCTGTCCAAGCTCGACGGCGACGCCCGCGGCGGCGCGGCGCTCTCGGTGGCATCGGTCACCGGGCGCCCGATCATCTTCGCGTCGACGGGGGAGAACCTCGACGACCTCGAGCCGTTCCACCCCGACCGGATGGCGAGCCGCATCCTCGACCTCGGTGACATCCTCACGCTCATCGAGCAGGCGCAGCAGGCCTTCGACGAGGAGGAGGCGCGCAAGGTCGCCGAGAAGCTCGCGAACGAGGCCTTCACGCTGGAGGACTTCCTCGACCAGCTTCAGCAGATGAAGAAGATGGGCTCGATGAAGAAGATGCTCGGGATGCTCCCGGGCATGGGCCAGATGAAGCAGCAGCTGGAGGACTTCGACGAGCGCGAGATCGACCGTACCGAGGCGATCATCCGTTCCATGACGCCCGCCGAGCGCCGTAACCCGAAGATCCTCAACGGCTCGCGCCGTCTGCGCATCGCACGAGGCTCGGGCATGACCGTGACCGACGTCAACCAGCTCGTGCAGCGCTTCGAGCAGGCGGCGAAGATGATGAAGACCGTCGCCCGCGGCGGCATGCCGAACATCCCCGGCATGGGCCCGATGCCCGGCATGGGCCGCCCGGGCGCGTCCGCGAAGCGCGGCGGCAAGAAGGGCAAGGCCAAGAGCGGCTCCCGCTCCGGCAACCCGGCCAAGCGCGCCGCGGAGAACGCCGGCCTCGCCGCTGCACCGGCGAACCCGACCGGCTCCGGATTCGGCCTGGGGGGAGGTGCGGCCGCGGGCGGCCCTACCGAGGCCGACCTCGCCGAGATCCAGAAGCTCTTCGGCAAGCGCTGA